The proteins below are encoded in one region of Juglans microcarpa x Juglans regia isolate MS1-56 chromosome 4D, Jm3101_v1.0, whole genome shotgun sequence:
- the LOC121260224 gene encoding exopolygalacturonase clone GBGE184-like, producing the protein MAVITERFQEKVAILALGLILALLSNFMAEATSRRGLVEGDSGVFDVTSYGAKGDGKTDDATAFVKAWVAACKSGGSAKLSIPKGTYMAGPVVFQGPCKGYMTVEVQGTIKGTTDISQYSSPEWFSFEHIDGLIVNGGGTFDGQGAAVWKYNDCKDNSNCQLLPSSIKFMEVKNAIVHEITSLNSKSFHTHVVNCDNFTAHDLTITAPGDSPNTDGMHISRSNLVSISNSQIGTGDDCVSIGQGATQVSIQNIACGPGHGISVGSLGKYKDEEDVSGISVTGCTLKGTTNGLRIKTWPGSPPSKASSIAFEDITMDSVKNPIIIDQNYGSNKKEPSQVKISNVRYTNIKGTSISPMAVSIVCSSDAPCTGIEMTDIDLKFVGESSKSDSVSSSCSNAKITFGGKQNPPACDV; encoded by the exons ATGGCGGTCATCACAGAAAGATTTCAAGAAAAGGTGGCCATTCTCGCCCTAGGATTAATATTAGCTTTGCTCTCTAATTTTATGGCCGAAGCTACGTCACGTCGTGGCCTTGTCGAAGGTGATTCCGGAGTTTTCGATGTTACATCCTACGGTGCAAAGGGAGATGGTAAGACCGATGATGCCACG GCATTTGTGAAGGCATGGGTTGCAGCATGTAAATCTGGTGGCTCGGCTAAGCTTTCCATTCCCAAGGGGACATATATGGCAGGGCCAGTCGTGTTTCAAGGGCCATGCAAAGGCTACATGACTGTTGAAGTTCAAGGAACTATTAAAGGAACAACTGATATTAGTCAATATAGTTCTCCTGAATGGTTTTCCTTTGAACACATCGATGGTTTGATAGTCAATGGCGGAGGAACTTTCGATGGTCAAGGCGCGGCTGTGTGGAAGTACAATGACTGTAAAGATAACTCAAACTGTCAACTTCTCCCGAGC TCAATTAAATTCATGGAGGTGAAAAACGCCATAGTTCATGAGATAACTTCTCTGAATAGCAAATCGTTCCACACGCACGTTGTTAATTGCGACAACTTTACAGCCCACGACCTTACTATAACTGCGCCAGGTGATAGCCCGAACACGGATGGCATGCATATCAGCAGGTCCAATCTCGTCAGTATATCTAACAGCCAAATTGGAACCGGTGATGATTGCGTTTCCATTGGACAAGGGGCAACTCAAGTCTccattcaaaacattgcttgtGGCCCCGGACATGGCATAAG TGTTGGCAGCCTTGGCAAATATAAGGACGAGGAGGATGTGAGTGGGATTTCCGTGACTGGTTGCACACTGAAAGGCACCACGAACGGTTTAAGGATCAAAACCTGGCCGGGCTCTCCTCCAAGCAAAGCCTCGAGCATTGCTTTTGAGGACATAACTATGGATTCAGTTAAAAACCCCATTATTATTGATCAGAACTACGGTTCCAATAAAAAAGAG CCATCCCAAGTGAAGATTAGCAACGTCCGTTACACGAACATAAAGGGCACCTCGATATCACCTATGGCAGTGTCAATAGTGTGCAGCTCAGACGCGCCGTGCACGGGGATTGAGATGACCGACATCGATTTGAAATTCGTGGGAGAGAGTTCAAAATCGGACTCCGTTTCATCCTCATGCTCCAATGCAAAGATTACCTTCGGGGGAAAACAGAATCCACCAGCTTGTGATGTCTAG